Proteins encoded by one window of Natronomonas salsuginis:
- a CDS encoding NAD(P)/FAD-dependent oxidoreductase, producing the protein MCASQVIIGDGIAGASAAETIREVDPDAEVTVLTEEGEALYNRILIKEFAKGKLPEAPVSIHDPDWYDEREIDLRLDTVVTGVDTGAHEVYTHEGETFEYDKLLVATGGTPTQLPVDDSDADGIHHFWTFQDARAIKESAEAADTGVVVGAGLLGIDLAAICGAQGVDAHYLMRGESWWRYALSKEGAEIIHEAMEEIGVTPVFDSGVDHFETDEEGHVTAAVDPNGERFEADFAGVAIGLNFNTEFLRGSGIETDNGIVTDEYMRTNVDDVYAAGDITQFHDVILGERAQNGAWGSAKEQGSIAGQNMTADEPDAEFNWVSSYSITHFDFPFLSFGHPTLGDDSVEKKYEDETWRRVALKDGRVIGGVLIGDLSAQSVLKKLARKQIDVSDRKDLLLEQGVDLDAFEDPATVN; encoded by the coding sequence ATGTGTGCGTCACAGGTCATAATCGGTGACGGCATCGCCGGAGCCTCGGCCGCGGAGACGATTCGGGAGGTCGATCCGGACGCCGAAGTCACCGTGCTCACCGAGGAGGGGGAGGCCCTGTACAACCGCATTCTGATCAAGGAGTTCGCCAAGGGGAAACTCCCCGAGGCGCCGGTCTCGATCCACGACCCCGACTGGTACGACGAGCGGGAGATCGATCTGCGACTCGACACCGTCGTGACCGGTGTCGACACCGGCGCTCACGAGGTGTACACGCACGAGGGAGAGACGTTTGAGTACGACAAACTCCTCGTCGCGACCGGCGGGACGCCGACGCAGCTCCCGGTCGACGACAGCGACGCCGACGGCATCCACCACTTCTGGACGTTTCAGGACGCCAGAGCGATCAAGGAGAGCGCCGAGGCGGCCGACACGGGCGTCGTCGTCGGCGCGGGACTTTTGGGCATCGATCTCGCCGCGATCTGCGGCGCACAGGGCGTCGACGCGCACTACCTGATGCGCGGCGAGTCCTGGTGGCGCTACGCGCTCTCGAAGGAGGGCGCCGAGATCATCCACGAGGCCATGGAGGAGATCGGCGTGACCCCGGTGTTTGATTCGGGCGTCGATCACTTCGAAACGGACGAGGAGGGGCACGTGACCGCCGCCGTCGATCCCAACGGCGAACGCTTCGAGGCCGATTTCGCGGGCGTCGCCATTGGACTCAACTTCAACACCGAGTTCCTGCGCGGCAGCGGCATCGAGACGGACAACGGCATCGTCACCGACGAGTACATGCGGACGAACGTCGACGACGTCTACGCCGCGGGCGACATCACGCAGTTCCACGACGTGATCCTCGGCGAGCGCGCACAGAACGGCGCGTGGGGATCGGCCAAAGAGCAGGGCTCGATCGCCGGACAGAACATGACCGCGGACGAGCCCGACGCGGAGTTCAACTGGGTGTCGTCGTACTCGATCACGCACTTCGACTTCCCGTTCCTCTCGTTCGGCCACCCGACGCTCGGCGACGACTCCGTCGAGAAGAAGTACGAGGACGAGACCTGGCGCCGCGTCGCGCTCAAGGACGGTCGCGTCATCGGCGGCGTCCTCATCGGTGATCTCTCCGCGCAGTCCGTCCTGAAGAAGCTCGCCCGAAAGCAGATCGACGTGTCCGACCGGAAGGACCTCCTCCTCGAGCAGGGCGTCGATCTCGACGCGTTCGAGGATCCGGCAACGGTCAACTGA
- a CDS encoding DUF6149 family protein translates to MKIHQNPRHWASKKALTTPGLSGVTRYALVKMHTRIFLGKADEHRREERRGHLDSFFDATMDSYVAALDAGHTEAEAREITHVQANFDFFNHGWTEMMEIPGDELEAHYRRYETFFDRHGITIDDPLGEFAPAAGIDPAPETLDKLDTPEYENAIAGFDDDVYVETAEGETVAGGDTDEPMNVDPRQAPGVGDDESSKGTS, encoded by the coding sequence ATGAAGATCCACCAGAACCCGCGTCATTGGGCGTCGAAGAAGGCGCTCACCACGCCGGGGCTCAGCGGCGTCACCCGGTATGCGCTGGTGAAGATGCACACGCGCATCTTCCTCGGGAAAGCCGACGAACATCGTCGCGAGGAGCGCCGCGGTCACCTCGATTCGTTCTTCGACGCGACGATGGACAGCTATGTCGCCGCCCTCGACGCCGGCCACACGGAGGCCGAAGCCCGGGAGATCACCCACGTGCAGGCGAACTTCGACTTCTTCAACCACGGGTGGACGGAGATGATGGAGATCCCTGGGGACGAACTGGAGGCGCACTACCGCCGGTACGAGACGTTCTTCGACCGACACGGGATCACGATCGACGATCCGCTGGGCGAGTTCGCGCCCGCCGCCGGGATCGATCCGGCTCCCGAGACGCTCGACAAGCTCGACACGCCCGAGTACGAGAACGCGATCGCCGGATTCGACGACGACGTATACGTCGAGACGGCCGAAGGCGAGACCGTCGCAGGTGGCGACACCGACGAACCGATGAACGTCGATCCGAGACAGGCACCCGGTGTCGGCGACGATGAGTCCTCGAAGGGCACGAGCTAA